One window from the genome of Microbulbifer sp. ALW1 encodes:
- a CDS encoding type II toxin-antitoxin system HicB family antitoxin has protein sequence MDKMFSYKGYKGSIEVDLEYNCLYGKILFIKDLVNYESQTVEGLEAEFKAAVDDYLADCAEMGVEPNASLSGTFNVRIGHELHEYASTQAYISGTSLNDWVKRLIDNDRLGKREIHNHTHNHVHAGHSIRMSLGRHQVSDDIWESRTPKIVQFRKPGSKSAHH, from the coding sequence ATGGACAAGATGTTTAGCTACAAAGGCTACAAAGGTTCCATTGAGGTAGATCTGGAATATAACTGCCTCTATGGCAAAATTCTTTTTATTAAAGATTTGGTAAATTACGAGTCCCAAACAGTAGAGGGGCTTGAGGCCGAATTTAAAGCTGCGGTGGATGATTATCTCGCCGACTGTGCGGAAATGGGCGTTGAGCCTAATGCTTCTCTCAGTGGAACATTCAACGTGCGCATTGGCCATGAGCTTCACGAGTATGCGTCCACTCAAGCTTACATAAGCGGCACCAGCCTTAACGATTGGGTCAAGCGACTGATTGATAATGACCGCTTAGGGAAGCGTGAAATCCACAACCATACCCATAACCATGTGCATGCTGGCCACAGTATTAGAATGAGCCTTGGCCGCCATCAGGTTAGTGACGATATCTGGGAAAGCCGCACACCGAAGATCGTACAGTTCCGCAAGCCTGGCAGTAAATCCGCTCATCATTAA
- the rpmI gene encoding 50S ribosomal protein L35 produces the protein MPKAKVHSGAAKRFKKTASGYKHKHANKSHILTKMTTKRKRQLRGTQLMNKSDAGLVDRMLRAK, from the coding sequence ATGCCGAAAGCAAAAGTACACAGTGGCGCTGCCAAGCGCTTCAAGAAGACGGCTTCGGGCTACAAGCACAAGCACGCGAACAAGAGCCACATCCTCACCAAGATGACCACCAAGCGTAAGCGTCAGCTGCGCGGCACTCAGCTTATGAATAAGTCTGATGCCGGTTTGGTCGATCGTATGCTGCGCGCCAAGTAA
- a CDS encoding LuxR C-terminal-related transcriptional regulator produces MQTSYRKLAPRQVQALTCRAKGLSNAETAEVMGCSKANVSNLLTECFFKLHARGCPDAVATAMKHGMIQLCLLTTLVMSATSTGNDLLRPRMPRRAGQIVRIRNREDMA; encoded by the coding sequence ATGCAAACCAGCTACCGCAAACTGGCACCACGCCAGGTACAAGCACTCACTTGCCGCGCGAAGGGACTCAGCAACGCCGAGACCGCCGAGGTAATGGGCTGCTCCAAAGCCAACGTATCCAACCTGCTCACGGAGTGCTTTTTCAAGCTGCACGCCCGGGGCTGCCCGGATGCCGTCGCCACTGCCATGAAGCACGGAATGATTCAGCTGTGCCTGCTGACCACCCTGGTAATGAGCGCCACCAGCACCGGCAATGACCTACTGCGCCCACGTATGCCGCGGCGCGCTGGCCAGATTGTGCGGATCCGCAACCGGGAGGACATGGCATGA
- a CDS encoding type II toxin-antitoxin system HicA family toxin, which yields MGKKDKQVARFWEEPTPRDYSWAELKRVLVGVYGYEEKQGAGSRVKFFDPAHKLPKLYFHKPHPGNIVKATYIDQARDTLRPYVEGQ from the coding sequence ATGGGTAAGAAAGATAAACAGGTCGCCCGGTTTTGGGAGGAGCCAACGCCAAGAGACTATTCTTGGGCAGAACTCAAAAGGGTTCTGGTCGGCGTGTATGGCTATGAGGAAAAGCAGGGTGCCGGTAGTCGGGTCAAATTCTTTGACCCTGCGCACAAGCTGCCCAAGCTCTATTTTCACAAGCCCCATCCGGGAAATATCGTTAAAGCGACCTATATAGATCAGGCGAGAGATACTCTTCGCCCTTACGTGGAAGGTCAGTAA
- a CDS encoding pyocin activator PrtN family protein, with amino-acid sequence MNTLFLLMAEFGSADIPLNQCCDKYFGINPRKAVERARLQQLPVPAYRGGSQKSQWLVSAADLAGHIDKRRAEAQHDWKRLNG; translated from the coding sequence ATGAATACGCTGTTTTTGCTCATGGCGGAATTCGGCAGTGCGGACATACCGCTGAACCAGTGCTGCGACAAATACTTCGGCATAAATCCGCGCAAAGCGGTCGAGCGTGCCCGCCTGCAACAGCTGCCGGTACCGGCCTACCGCGGCGGCAGCCAGAAGAGCCAGTGGCTGGTCAGCGCCGCCGACCTCGCCGGCCACATCGACAAGCGCCGCGCAGAAGCACAGCACGACTGGAAAAGGCTGAACGGGTGA
- the rplT gene encoding 50S ribosomal protein L20 — translation MARVKRGVVARRSHKKILKQAKGYYGARSRVFRVAKQAVIKAGQYAYRDRRVKKRNFRALWITRINAQSRAEGLSYSRLIAGLKKADIALDRRVLADLAVYDKAAFAAVVEKAKAALAA, via the coding sequence ATGGCCCGTGTAAAACGTGGTGTAGTGGCGCGTCGCAGTCACAAGAAAATTCTGAAGCAGGCTAAAGGTTACTACGGTGCGCGTTCGCGCGTATTCCGCGTAGCCAAGCAGGCAGTCATCAAAGCTGGTCAGTACGCTTACCGCGACCGTCGCGTTAAGAAGCGTAACTTCCGCGCTCTGTGGATCACGCGTATCAACGCGCAGTCCCGCGCTGAAGGCCTGAGCTACAGCCGACTGATTGCTGGCCTGAAGAAGGCAGATATCGCTCTGGATCGCCGTGTTCTGGCTGATCTGGCGGTATACGATAAAGCCGCTTTTGCTGCCGTAGTTGAAAAAGCCAAGGCAGCCCTGGCAGCTTAA
- a CDS encoding MerR family transcriptional regulator produces MLEASHNSELPVIPGKRYFTIGEVSELCAVKPHVLRYWEQEFPQLSPVKRRGNRRYYQHQDVILIRQIRALLYEEGYTIGGARLQMESGSSDKVQVVHMQQVIPQMIAELEGVLELLEV; encoded by the coding sequence ATGCTGGAAGCGAGTCATAACAGCGAACTCCCTGTCATTCCGGGAAAACGCTATTTCACCATCGGTGAGGTCAGCGAGCTGTGTGCAGTCAAACCTCATGTACTGCGCTACTGGGAACAGGAATTCCCGCAGCTCAGCCCGGTAAAACGCCGTGGCAACCGCCGATACTATCAACACCAGGATGTCATCCTCATCCGTCAGATCCGCGCACTTCTCTACGAAGAAGGCTACACCATCGGCGGCGCCCGCCTGCAGATGGAAAGCGGCAGTTCCGACAAAGTGCAGGTGGTCCACATGCAGCAGGTGATCCCACAGATGATCGCCGAGCTCGAAGGTGTACTGGAATTGCTCGAGGTTTAG
- the infC gene encoding translation initiation factor IF-3: MKGKSKKARINDQIEASELRLIGADGEQVGIVTLEDALEAAQKASLDLVEIASDSDPIVCKIMDYGKHIFEAKKAKNAAKKKQKQQQIKEMKFRPGTDIGDYQIKLRNLTRFLEAGDKAKVSLRFRGREMAHQELGMEMMQRIEKDLEELGVVEQRPKMEGRQMIMVIAPSKKKK, encoded by the coding sequence ATGAAAGGAAAGTCCAAGAAGGCCCGTATCAACGATCAGATCGAAGCGTCTGAGCTGCGACTGATTGGTGCGGATGGTGAGCAGGTAGGTATTGTTACTCTGGAAGATGCGCTGGAAGCGGCACAAAAGGCCAGCCTGGATCTCGTTGAAATTGCCTCGGACTCCGATCCCATTGTCTGTAAGATCATGGACTATGGTAAGCACATTTTTGAGGCCAAGAAGGCCAAAAATGCGGCTAAAAAGAAACAAAAGCAGCAGCAGATCAAGGAAATGAAGTTCCGTCCCGGTACCGATATCGGCGACTACCAGATCAAACTGCGCAACCTGACCCGCTTCCTGGAAGCCGGGGATAAGGCAAAAGTATCCCTGCGCTTCCGCGGCCGCGAAATGGCCCACCAGGAGCTGGGAATGGAAATGATGCAGCGCATCGAGAAAGATCTCGAGGAGCTGGGTGTTGTGGAGCAGCGGCCGAAAATGGAAGGCCGTCAGATGATCATGGTCATTGCTCCCAGCAAAAAGAAAAAGTAA
- the pheT gene encoding phenylalanine--tRNA ligase subunit beta, whose product MKFSNAWLREWVNPDLTAQQLADQITMAGLEVDSVEPVAGEFSGVVVGEIVACEQHPDADKLRVCQVKGHPEGDMQVVCGAPNARVGIKIPFALVGAKLPGDFKIKKAKLRGVESFGMLCAQTELELGDDSDGIWELPADAPTGTDLREFLNLNDSIIEVDLTPNRSDCLGVAGIAREVGVLNRCAVQAPAIEPVAPVIDDSLQVSLLAEEACPRYVGRVIRNIDITTTTPLWMQERLRRSGVRTIDPVVDVTNYVLLELGQPMHAFDLAKLSGGIKVRMAEQGEKLTLLDEQEVELKSDTLVIADEKSALAIAGVMGGLDSSVTENTKDIFLESAFFSPLAIAGKARSYGLHTDSSHRFERGVDYRLQEKAIERATQLLLDIVGGEPGPVHLREVTEAMPAERRITLRRNRVKTGLGIDMADNEIVEIITRLGLEKLSETDEGWTFLVPSFRFDIAIESDLLEELARVYGYNRIPSISFNAALDIVPRAEAEVAQNRLEQTLLSRGYQEAITFSFIDRDTSAKFSPDVEPVALQNPISAELSVMRTTLMAGLVKTLQYNLNRQQDRLRLFETGLRFVPGKEGEELKQERMIAGLIYGTRQPEGWTGSKDLVDFYDIKADVEALLEHYDAQGEFTFAPAKHPALHPGQCAAVLRKGTQVGVIGALHPELQKTFDLPKSAFLFELSLDGLGQAVIPAFAPLSKFPEVRRDLAILADVETPVGELAETAVEAAGEYLTDFNIFDVYQGKGIDFNRKSVAMGLTFQHPSRTLNDEEINASVEAVVSQLEQKYNASLR is encoded by the coding sequence ATGAAATTCAGCAACGCATGGTTGCGGGAGTGGGTAAACCCGGACCTGACAGCACAGCAGCTGGCCGATCAGATCACCATGGCCGGCCTGGAAGTGGATTCCGTCGAGCCGGTGGCTGGCGAATTTTCCGGTGTGGTCGTGGGTGAGATCGTCGCCTGTGAACAGCATCCGGACGCGGACAAACTGCGTGTGTGCCAGGTGAAAGGTCACCCGGAAGGCGACATGCAGGTCGTCTGCGGCGCACCCAACGCCCGCGTCGGTATCAAAATTCCATTCGCCTTGGTGGGAGCCAAGCTGCCGGGCGATTTCAAAATCAAGAAAGCCAAGCTACGCGGCGTCGAGAGCTTCGGCATGCTGTGTGCCCAGACCGAGCTGGAGCTGGGCGACGACAGCGACGGCATCTGGGAGCTACCCGCAGACGCGCCGACCGGCACCGACCTGCGTGAATTCCTGAACCTGAACGACAGCATCATCGAGGTCGACCTGACCCCGAACCGTTCCGATTGCCTGGGCGTGGCGGGTATTGCTCGCGAAGTGGGTGTGCTGAACCGCTGTGCGGTACAGGCGCCGGCCATCGAACCGGTTGCGCCGGTCATCGACGACAGCCTGCAGGTTTCTCTGCTGGCCGAGGAAGCCTGTCCGCGCTACGTGGGCCGTGTGATCCGCAATATCGATATCACTACCACAACTCCGCTGTGGATGCAGGAGCGCCTGCGCCGCAGTGGTGTGCGCACCATCGATCCGGTTGTCGATGTCACCAACTATGTTCTGCTGGAGCTGGGCCAGCCCATGCACGCCTTCGACCTCGCCAAACTGAGCGGCGGTATCAAGGTGCGCATGGCGGAGCAGGGCGAGAAGCTGACACTGCTGGACGAGCAGGAAGTCGAACTGAAATCCGATACCCTGGTCATCGCCGACGAAAAGTCAGCACTGGCCATTGCCGGTGTCATGGGCGGCCTGGACTCGTCCGTTACCGAAAACACCAAAGACATTTTCCTGGAAAGTGCCTTCTTCAGCCCGCTGGCGATCGCCGGTAAAGCGCGCTCCTACGGTCTGCACACAGATTCCTCCCACCGCTTCGAGCGCGGCGTGGACTACCGTCTGCAGGAAAAAGCCATCGAGCGTGCCACCCAGCTGCTGCTGGACATCGTCGGCGGTGAGCCGGGCCCGGTACACCTGCGTGAAGTGACCGAAGCCATGCCGGCGGAGCGCCGCATCACCCTGCGTCGCAACCGCGTGAAAACCGGTCTCGGCATTGATATGGCCGACAACGAAATCGTTGAAATCATCACCCGACTCGGCCTGGAAAAGCTCAGCGAAACCGACGAGGGCTGGACCTTCCTGGTGCCCAGCTTCCGTTTCGATATCGCTATCGAATCCGATCTGCTGGAAGAGCTGGCGCGCGTTTACGGCTACAACCGTATCCCCAGTATCAGCTTCAATGCCGCGCTGGATATTGTGCCGCGTGCCGAAGCCGAAGTGGCCCAGAACCGCCTGGAGCAGACCCTGCTGTCCCGCGGCTACCAGGAAGCCATCACCTTCAGCTTTATCGATCGCGATACCTCCGCCAAGTTCAGCCCGGATGTCGAGCCCGTGGCTCTGCAGAACCCCATCAGCGCAGAACTTTCCGTAATGCGCACTACTTTGATGGCGGGCCTGGTAAAAACCCTGCAGTACAACCTGAACCGCCAGCAGGACCGCCTGCGCCTGTTCGAAACCGGCCTGCGCTTTGTGCCGGGTAAAGAAGGTGAGGAGCTGAAACAGGAGCGCATGATTGCCGGCCTGATTTACGGCACCCGCCAGCCGGAAGGCTGGACTGGTAGCAAGGACCTGGTGGACTTTTACGATATCAAGGCCGATGTAGAAGCGCTGCTGGAGCACTATGACGCGCAGGGCGAGTTCACCTTTGCCCCGGCAAAACATCCGGCGTTGCACCCGGGACAGTGCGCGGCAGTGCTGCGCAAGGGCACCCAGGTGGGTGTAATCGGCGCCCTGCACCCGGAACTGCAGAAAACCTTCGACCTGCCGAAGTCTGCCTTCCTGTTCGAGCTCAGCCTGGATGGTCTGGGGCAGGCGGTTATTCCTGCCTTCGCACCGCTGTCCAAGTTCCCGGAAGTGCGCCGCGACCTTGCGATTCTCGCCGATGTGGAAACCCCGGTAGGGGAGCTCGCGGAAACCGCGGTTGAAGCGGCCGGCGAATATTTGACGGACTTCAACATTTTTGACGTCTATCAGGGCAAAGGCATTGATTTTAATAGAAAAAGTGTCGCGATGGGCTTGACCTTTCAGCATCCCTCGCGCACCCTTAACGACGAAGAAATCAATGCCTCAGTCGAAGCGGTGGTTTCTCAATTAGAACAAAAATACAACGCCAGCCTGCGCTAA
- a CDS encoding DUF6694 family lipoprotein encodes MKISNCLVAVLVALALTACGDPKVDGSSEEAFKESMAKVVASLPASEHEKFSGAVMTLMMGGQDFFKLAAMGEAGADQMEIQARAKMNGKTADEILAMAEELQRKLKAKQEKEEAEEEQRRKEQAARDAERKRQQALEELQALEADMAKAEAAAADLGKFQVLNARYYEKVTKSDFYTHRSKTIEITVRNGTDKPVSRAYFKGTLASQGRSVPWAVDTFNYEIPGGLEPGEKATWKLMGDYSDFARADAPGDAVLTVVVERLDGADGEPIADARVFDERKAERLTELQATLASTGAGNG; translated from the coding sequence ATGAAGATATCTAATTGTTTAGTTGCAGTATTGGTGGCGTTAGCACTTACCGCCTGTGGGGATCCCAAAGTAGACGGTTCCAGTGAGGAAGCGTTCAAGGAGTCAATGGCCAAGGTGGTTGCTTCTCTGCCAGCTTCCGAGCATGAGAAATTTTCCGGCGCGGTAATGACCCTGATGATGGGGGGCCAGGACTTTTTCAAACTGGCGGCCATGGGGGAGGCGGGCGCCGACCAGATGGAGATCCAGGCACGCGCCAAGATGAACGGTAAAACCGCCGATGAAATTCTGGCGATGGCTGAAGAGCTGCAGCGCAAGCTGAAGGCGAAGCAGGAGAAAGAGGAGGCCGAAGAGGAGCAGCGTCGCAAAGAGCAGGCCGCACGGGATGCCGAGCGGAAGCGTCAGCAGGCGTTGGAGGAGTTGCAGGCCCTGGAGGCGGATATGGCAAAGGCCGAGGCCGCCGCCGCGGATCTTGGCAAATTTCAAGTTTTGAATGCCAGATACTACGAAAAGGTGACCAAATCCGATTTCTATACGCATCGGTCGAAAACGATCGAAATCACCGTGCGCAATGGTACGGATAAGCCGGTGTCCCGCGCCTACTTCAAAGGCACGCTGGCCAGCCAGGGGCGCAGCGTCCCCTGGGCGGTGGATACGTTTAATTACGAAATCCCGGGAGGTCTGGAGCCAGGCGAAAAGGCTACCTGGAAGCTGATGGGCGACTACTCGGATTTTGCGCGCGCTGATGCACCAGGGGATGCAGTGTTGACTGTGGTTGTAGAGCGGCTCGACGGGGCGGATGGTGAGCCTATCGCCGACGCCCGCGTATTCGATGAGCGCAAAGCCGAACGCCTGACTGAACTGCAGGCGACCCTTGCCAGCACCGGCGCCGGGAATGGCTGA
- a CDS encoding phytase translates to MSEQTEMDFREVDVFHFDEENINFNDIARENGFTYWLASEYMHMLGYESYASFKKAINKAMTTCLTLDIDTYENFQQVRRVIDGKEQTDFKLSRFACYLVAMNADNKKIRVAQAQAFFAATAETIRRYVDNAEDVERVLIRDEISAHERTLSASANKAGVSGKGYALFQNAGYRGMYNMNLSQLKTYKMLETPSRSLLDFMGKDELAANLFRITQTDLKLNNENIKGQRNAERAAESVGRKVRNTMLEISGVKPEDMELTEDIRKVKTSLKQTHKGLKKLDT, encoded by the coding sequence ATGAGCGAGCAGACCGAGATGGACTTCAGGGAGGTGGATGTCTTTCACTTCGACGAAGAAAACATCAATTTCAACGATATCGCCAGAGAAAACGGCTTTACCTACTGGCTCGCCAGTGAGTATATGCACATGCTCGGTTACGAGTCCTATGCGTCGTTCAAGAAGGCGATCAACAAGGCAATGACGACCTGCCTGACACTCGACATAGACACCTACGAGAATTTCCAACAGGTGCGCCGCGTCATTGACGGTAAAGAGCAGACAGATTTCAAGCTGTCCCGGTTCGCCTGTTACCTGGTGGCCATGAATGCGGACAACAAGAAAATCCGGGTTGCCCAGGCGCAGGCATTTTTTGCAGCTACCGCAGAAACCATCAGGCGCTATGTCGATAACGCTGAAGACGTTGAGCGCGTGCTGATTCGCGATGAAATCTCCGCCCACGAACGGACACTGAGCGCCTCCGCCAACAAGGCTGGTGTATCGGGCAAAGGTTATGCCCTATTCCAGAATGCGGGCTACCGAGGCATGTACAACATGAATCTGAGCCAGCTCAAGACCTACAAGATGCTGGAAACCCCTAGCCGCTCACTGCTTGATTTTATGGGCAAGGACGAACTTGCCGCGAACCTATTCCGCATCACCCAGACTGACCTCAAGCTGAATAACGAAAATATCAAAGGGCAAAGAAATGCCGAGCGTGCAGCAGAGAGTGTCGGCCGCAAGGTGCGCAACACCATGCTGGAAATCAGTGGTGTTAAACCAGAAGACATGGAGTTGACCGAGGATATCAGGAAGGTGAAAACTTCACTCAAGCAGACCCATAAAGGACTGAAGAAACTGGATACTTAA
- the thrS gene encoding threonine--tRNA ligase, whose protein sequence is MPVVTLPDGSRREFSNPVSVFDVANDIGAGLAKAALAGVVDGKEVDTSFVIDHDAELAIVTDRQPEGLEVIRHSTAHLLAQAVKQLYPGAQVTIGPVIDDGFYYDFAYERQFTPEDLEKIEKRMEELAKEDIPVSRRLLPRDDAVKYFRELGEEYKAEIIASIPTNEDISLYRQGDFEDLCRGPHVPSTGKLKAFKLTKVAGAYWRGDAKNEMLTRVYGTAWANKKELKAYLHRIAEAEKRDHRKLAKKFDLFHIQEEAPGMVFWHPNGWTVYSTVEQYMRERQRERGYKEIKTPQLVDFSLWQKSGHADKFGDDMFTLTSEERQFAIKPMNCPCHVQVFNQGLRSYRDLPLRLAEFGSCHRSEPSGSLHGLMRVRGFVQDDGHIFCTEDQIQSEVSEFMDLLHAVYKDFGFEEVIYRLSTRPEQRVGSDESWDKAEKALADALNAAELPWEELPGEGAFYGPKIEFSLKDCLGRVWQCGTIQVDFSMPGRLDAQYVAEDGSRQTPVMLHRATLGSFERFIGILIENYEGAFPAWLAPQQVAVLNITDRQSEYCRDLEGKLGAEGFRAAADLRNEKIGFKIREHTLQRVPYLLVIGDKEVESQTVAVRTRSGEDLGTMTYESFLELLRQDVDRRGRSSIAGAAE, encoded by the coding sequence ATGCCTGTTGTTACCCTCCCTGACGGTTCCCGTCGCGAATTCTCCAATCCGGTTTCCGTATTCGATGTTGCCAACGATATTGGCGCGGGTCTGGCCAAAGCCGCTTTGGCTGGTGTGGTCGACGGTAAGGAAGTGGATACCAGTTTTGTAATCGATCACGACGCCGAGCTGGCGATTGTGACCGATCGCCAGCCGGAAGGGCTGGAAGTTATCCGTCACTCCACCGCGCACCTGCTGGCCCAAGCGGTCAAGCAGTTGTATCCGGGTGCCCAGGTCACCATTGGCCCGGTCATCGATGACGGCTTCTACTACGATTTCGCCTACGAGCGACAGTTCACGCCGGAAGATCTCGAAAAGATCGAAAAGCGCATGGAAGAACTGGCCAAGGAAGATATTCCGGTCAGTCGCCGCCTGTTGCCGCGCGACGACGCGGTCAAATACTTCCGTGAGCTGGGTGAAGAGTACAAGGCGGAAATCATCGCCAGTATTCCCACTAACGAAGATATTTCCCTGTATCGCCAGGGCGACTTTGAAGACCTGTGCCGTGGCCCCCATGTGCCGTCTACCGGCAAGCTGAAGGCCTTCAAGCTGACCAAGGTGGCCGGCGCCTACTGGCGTGGCGATGCCAAAAACGAAATGCTGACCCGTGTTTACGGTACTGCCTGGGCCAACAAGAAGGAGCTCAAGGCGTATCTGCACCGTATCGCGGAAGCGGAAAAGCGGGATCACCGCAAGCTGGCGAAGAAGTTCGACCTGTTCCATATTCAGGAAGAAGCGCCGGGCATGGTGTTCTGGCACCCGAATGGCTGGACCGTGTACAGCACTGTTGAGCAGTACATGCGCGAGCGTCAGCGCGAGCGTGGCTACAAAGAGATCAAGACCCCGCAGCTGGTGGACTTCTCTCTGTGGCAGAAATCCGGTCACGCCGACAAGTTCGGCGACGACATGTTTACCCTGACCAGTGAAGAGCGCCAGTTCGCCATCAAGCCCATGAACTGCCCCTGCCACGTGCAGGTGTTCAACCAGGGGCTGCGCAGCTACCGCGATCTGCCCCTGCGTCTGGCGGAGTTCGGCTCCTGTCACCGCAGTGAGCCGTCCGGCTCTCTGCACGGCCTGATGCGTGTGCGCGGCTTTGTGCAGGACGATGGCCACATCTTTTGTACCGAAGACCAGATTCAGTCCGAAGTGTCCGAATTCATGGATCTGCTGCACGCGGTCTATAAAGATTTCGGCTTCGAGGAAGTGATCTATCGTCTATCTACCCGCCCTGAACAGCGTGTGGGTTCCGACGAAAGCTGGGACAAGGCCGAGAAGGCGCTGGCAGACGCGCTGAACGCGGCGGAACTGCCGTGGGAAGAGCTGCCGGGCGAGGGCGCTTTCTACGGGCCCAAGATCGAGTTCTCCCTGAAGGATTGCCTCGGCCGTGTATGGCAGTGTGGCACCATTCAGGTGGATTTCTCCATGCCGGGCCGCCTGGATGCCCAGTATGTAGCGGAAGATGGCTCGCGCCAGACCCCGGTAATGCTGCACCGTGCGACTCTCGGGTCCTTCGAGCGCTTCATCGGTATCCTGATCGAGAACTACGAAGGGGCCTTCCCGGCATGGCTGGCTCCCCAGCAGGTTGCAGTGCTGAATATCACTGACCGCCAGTCCGAATACTGTCGTGACCTGGAGGGCAAGTTGGGTGCCGAAGGCTTCCGTGCAGCGGCCGACTTGAGAAACGAGAAGATCGGCTTTAAAATCCGCGAGCACACGCTACAGCGTGTCCCTTATCTGCTGGTAATCGGCGATAAGGAAGTGGAAAGCCAGACGGTCGCCGTGCGAACACGCAGCGGTGAGGATCTCGGAACCATGACTTATGAGTCATTCCTTGAGCTCCTCCGCCAGGATGTGGATCGCCGCGGCCGTTCGTCTATTGCGGGCGCAGCTGAATAA
- the pheS gene encoding phenylalanine--tRNA ligase subunit alpha — protein MQELQSLTKQALALVEEASDLAALDQVRVDYLGKKGPLTALLKGLGKLSAEERPAAGAKINEAKQQVQAAINVRREAMEKAAIEEKLAKETIDVTLPGRGEEQGSMHPITRTLRRIEEIFQRLGFSVEQGPEVEGDYYNFEALNIPAHHPARAMHDTFYIDPTTVLRTHTSSVQIRTMEKKNPPLRIICPGRVYRCDSDVTHSPMFHQVEGLVIDEGVSFAHLKGCIDQFLKAFFEADVPVRFRPSYFPFTEPSAEADIQCTNCGGEGCRVCSGTGWLEILGCGMVHPNVFASCDIDSEKYSGFAFGLGVERMAMLRYGVNDLRLFFDNDLRFLKQF, from the coding sequence ATGCAAGAATTGCAATCCCTCACCAAACAGGCACTGGCGCTGGTAGAAGAGGCCAGTGACCTGGCGGCACTGGATCAGGTGCGGGTGGATTACCTGGGTAAGAAAGGCCCGCTCACCGCACTGCTGAAAGGCCTCGGCAAACTGTCTGCCGAAGAGCGCCCGGCCGCGGGAGCCAAAATCAATGAAGCCAAGCAGCAGGTTCAGGCCGCCATCAATGTACGTCGCGAAGCGATGGAAAAGGCTGCCATTGAAGAAAAGCTTGCCAAGGAAACCATCGACGTTACCTTGCCGGGCCGTGGTGAAGAGCAGGGCAGCATGCACCCCATCACCCGCACCCTGCGCCGTATTGAAGAAATCTTCCAGCGTCTCGGCTTCTCAGTAGAGCAGGGCCCGGAAGTTGAAGGTGACTACTACAACTTCGAAGCGTTGAATATTCCCGCGCACCATCCCGCGCGTGCGATGCACGATACTTTCTATATCGATCCGACCACGGTACTGCGTACCCACACCTCCTCAGTGCAGATCCGCACCATGGAGAAGAAGAATCCGCCCCTGCGTATCATCTGCCCGGGCCGCGTTTACCGCTGTGATTCCGATGTGACGCACTCGCCCATGTTCCACCAGGTAGAAGGTCTGGTGATCGATGAAGGCGTGAGCTTCGCGCACCTGAAAGGCTGTATCGACCAGTTCCTCAAGGCCTTCTTTGAAGCGGACGTGCCGGTGCGTTTCCGTCCGTCTTACTTCCCGTTCACCGAGCCCTCGGCAGAGGCCGACATCCAGTGCACCAACTGTGGCGGCGAAGGCTGTCGCGTTTGTTCCGGTACCGGCTGGCTGGAAATTCTCGGTTGCGGCATGGTGCACCCGAATGTATTCGCGTCCTGTGATATCGACAGCGAAAAATACTCCGGCTTTGCCTTCGGCCTGGGTGTCGAACGCATGGCCATGCTGCGCTATGGCGTGAACGACCTGCGCCTGTTCTTCGATAACGACCTGCGTTTTCTCAAGCAGTTCTAA
- the ihfA gene encoding integration host factor subunit alpha gives MTEALTKAGLAEKLYEELGFNKREAKEIVEFFFEEIRNALENNEQVKLSGFGNFDLRDKSQRPGRNPKTGEEIPISARRVVTFKPGQKLKARVEEDAGSES, from the coding sequence ATGACAGAGGCTCTGACCAAGGCCGGGCTCGCCGAAAAGTTGTACGAAGAGCTCGGTTTTAATAAGCGCGAAGCCAAGGAGATCGTCGAATTCTTTTTCGAGGAAATCCGCAACGCCCTGGAAAATAATGAGCAGGTCAAACTTTCGGGTTTTGGCAATTTTGACCTGCGTGATAAAAGCCAGCGTCCGGGAAGGAATCCCAAAACTGGCGAAGAAATCCCGATTTCGGCAAGAAGGGTGGTTACCTTCAAGCCTGGGCAAAAACTCAAGGCACGAGTAGAAGAAGATGCTGGAAGCGAGTCATAA